The DNA segment AGGTGCTTTCACTACTGATGAGACGCCGTTTTCTGGGACATAGCGCTGGGTGTTGCTGGCTGGTTTGGGTTGGTAGGCCTCTGTGCAACACAACATGGAAAAACATCTATTGGATGTGTTTGACATAGTGTGAAAATGttgaattgatgttaaacaaCCCATTAACCTTCAGTAGGGAAGGAGGGTGTGCTGTGCTGTACGGCGTTGAGCTCCAGCAGCAGACGGTCCAGCTCTGACAGGTTACTGCCCAGTGACGAGCTCATGACGGCGGCGGGGGGGTCAGTAGTCTTCTGCTTGTTCGGGAAACTATAGACGTGCTCTGCTTCGGATTGTGACACACGAGGACTGGCACTTTTCGGAGCCGAGCTAAAAGACTtgaggaaagaaaaaataaagttgatttaCTTTAAGGCACTAAAGCAAAAATGGGGGAAATATtaccaaaaaagaaagagaaaaaaatttgTTTAACGGTAAAACAAGGCAATGCTTAAAGCGGTCTTTCCAAAACGTTAAtggatttcttttatttatttttttagctttgtATAATAAGTGTTGCATGAGaattgttaaaaaagtgaaatcatgtGGGACTGAACTATGCTTTTAATAATtcctttattttgacatgcatttaaacaaataaacatcacCTTTATGAAAGCTATCAAAAAGATCTGATGTCTAGCGCcaaacatttaataacaaatacatataaaGACCTATATTTGCATAACACTGAAGATTTAATATCGACAAAACTTAATCCAAACTGATCTGTTAATTATAACAGACATAATACAAATCAATGCAACAATATAATACTCCAAAGGCAGTCACCTGGTTAAAATTTAAAAACCTTTTATAAACCGGGCTATTTCATTATAAAATTGTTAGCCATCGTGTTTCGGCTTCTCACAGCCGTCCTCAGATCACCTAATCGAATCCTCTTAAAGGTACAGCTGCAAAAACAGCCAGATTATTTCTCAAGAGTCACTGAGAGAGTGGAGAACCAttgcaaaaaactaaattatgaccGTTTTTAGTCCAAGAATGCTTGATTAACATTTTAAGCGAACTTAACTGCTACAAATATGTATAATATGGCCCCATTCAGGAAACCTTGAAATGCTGAACCTGGTTAAATGGCACAAGTCTCTGGAGCGACCGAAGATGAAGTGCTTTGCTCGAGGGCACAACAGACTGAATGTGGAACAGGATGGCTTCTGCTATTTGTCATAAGGTTAAAGGATAACCAGCAGCCTCATATAAAGACCAGCAGAAAAGCTCTAGGGGATAAAGAAACGCTTCAGGAAGTGATGGTGCATTTTACCTGGGTTGATGAGTGCTTTGATTCTGGCTTTTCTACCCAAGATCCATTCAGTGTTTGAGCAGGAGGAGAGGTTAGTGGAGGTGGGGAGGACACGTCCTGATACGAGTCCTTTCTCTTGGGGTAAGAATATGGCGTCTCTTCTGGCAGAAAAACAGCTTGTTTGGAAATGTGGGAGGTTGTGGACTCCAAATCCGCAAGAAGAGCATCTAAAAGAACAAGAGAATCAAAATAATGGTTTGATTCTCAGAGTTGGATGTTTATTTAATGCCACACCGGATTCGAGTAACAACTGGTATTAAAGAGCGATTAAAAATCAATCTAAATGTAGCTTTAGATAAAActgacaatgcatttttttttttttttttttttactattcaccAAACTTCTGTATGGTGGATGATACAGATTTCACAAGAGACCTttaaccaacaacaaaaaaattctgaAGCCTATAAGGCTGTTTAAATCCATAACCTCAAGTATTCAGCTGTTTGCTTCAGATTCAGGTTCCCTGGGGTGGTTTTGTGCAAGAAACACCATAAATCTATGAGAAATCAAAAAGGTTGCTCCTGAATAACCCTGTTTCAACTTGACTCTGTAAAGGCTGTTCAAAACATGGCTCTCACAGCTGGATCGGAGGGATAATTCCTGAATCACATGATCAGGATTGTGAAATCACTACAGGCTTCACTCATACGGGGTGTGGCGGGAGCGACAACCTCTTGTGTAAAGACTGCTCTGAAACAGCATGCCTACAGCATAGATTCAGCAGGAAGTAAGATTCAGCGCAAAATGCATGTGCATAAATGGACAAACCTCATAATGCACACATAAAATCAACATTCAAAAGCCATAAGCTCAGGAATAGAACTGAAAGCACTTAACACAATCAGGTAAACTTGTAAAACATGCTCTAAAAGTGACTGTCAATACATCTCTGGTTTAAAAGTCCTTCACTTAGCAACTTCTTCTAAGATAAGGCACCTTTAGAGCACAGTTGCATCATCATCTTTGCTACCAAGTGTGTCACACCACATCCATACAGGAAGTGATTGATGTCATATTTTATTGATAATGTGTGAAAAAGTTTAGAATAAAAGTCAGACAGAAATATCATGCTCCTaggatattcaaatagaaaacatataaagtttaaagcatattaattcataattacaTAACTAACACAATTCAGagcaaattaatttataaatataaaatgcataaaattcaactcagaaaaaaattatttacaagcATTTAACTCATAAAATTCTGAGCAAGTGAAttcatataatgtatataatttagagaaaataaattcagaaatgtatcaaaatctagagtaaattattcataaatattacatttaatattcagaggatattaattaaaaaatatataacgcAGAagcaaataaattcataaatatataatgcaaaaatgtcagagcaaattaataaatatataataatgcacagtaaattaataaataaataaatctgattaaATTCCAGatgaaattaattcataaatataacaaaattaattgataaaatattttatcaatttcAGAGGGAGTGAAttcaagaattaaaaaataataatattcaaagtatgtatattaatttataaatatattaacataattccgaaaaaaaatcagtgtataaatatataatgcacaAAACACGGAACAATtaattcagatataaataaaaaaatctgacaaaTGGGAAGAATAAAGTAGCTAGAGTTTCTGTGCAGTACATGAATAATATAGAGTTTGTGTCAAATAAGGCATTGATTGTCAGTGATGATTTGATTGTAAGTTTTGATGTACTTCGACATGCCACTCACGCCTAGTGTAGACACGTGATATTAATTTAGATGTTAGGAGTTCGGTTTATCTAGAACCATACATGTTATAGTCCAGAGACTCACACAAGACGAGTAAAAACATCAAACTCAACAATCAACCTCTGTAAGCAGGTAAACGTTGGTCAGTCCACACAATCACAACACTTTGTTAAATCACACAATATCAACCGTCAACAACAGCCGATCCCCAAAATCACCATTACAGCCACAAACACATGAAGCCACAATCCCAAAGGAACAACCAAGTGAATACAAAGAACAGGAACGGAGTGAAGCTGGTTACTTACAGTGTGTTGGGACAGACAGAAACACCCTGCTGAGCTCCGAGTCCTTACCTTCGCACTTTATCTCAGACGGGAGGAGCTACGGCAAGGAGTGGAAAAAAACAGATAGGAAAAGGATGGAATATCAAAGAGAGACAGAACCATCTAGacagaagaggagaagagagaagaAAGGGAAAACGGAGCACTTTGAGACGGGACAAGTATCGGAGACTCTTCTGCGTTCAGTAGCAGGGACTGTGGAGTCATCCGAGGCAAGGGAGGGCGAGCGGCTGTTTTTCAACAGGTGCTAACTTTAACTTCCCCTCCGCAGACCACGTACTAAAAATGCTGCGGTATATAACCTGCCTGCAGCTCTGTACAGGTCACCAATCTGgtcaagcgagagagagagagagacgctgcTACCATTAGACCAACAGATTAACTTGCTAAATGACTCGGTCAGTGATACTACAGTTATACCATTTgccaaataaatgtgaatattatttACAACAGCAAGGACCGGAAGACTTTGAGACTTGAATCTGCTCGTATCTTGACTGTTTGTTCAGCACTCGGCCTGATGAGGGAGTGGCTAAGGAAACATTAAcccatatttctctctctctctccctctctctccaatCGTCTCTGTTGTTTCTCTGTTTAGATCCATTTCATTGATATTAGCAATCCATCTCAATTTAAGGTatagttaatctaaaaataacaaTCTGTtactatttactcaccctcaagttgttctaaaacagtttctttcttctgttgaacataaaaaaaatgatattttgaagaaagcgGGTAACCAAACTGTTGACGGTGGCCATTGACTCACATAgataaaaaatactatggaagtcaaagggCACCATCAGTTTGGTAAAGGTTTGGAAAAAACTtgaaagtgaataaatgatgacagaactgtcatttttagcgtgaactatccctttaagaattaagcatcataaatcatttgacaaaaaaggttttatgtcttgtatgtatatatatatatatatatatatatatatatatatatatatatatatatatatatatcatacataaaaaaattatcaaattgtTTATGTAAGGATGTAAGAATTTTTAAAATACCACTTAGAGactccgcaaaaaaaaaaaaaaaattctagtcaCTGAAACATAGATACACTTCAGAAATCACTTCCATGTTTTTAAGATTTGCATGGTTGcaaactaaaaaaatttaaatgtcctcatttttcaggtttctatGACGAGTATTATCTTCTGATAAACATAAgcgaattaaaatatataaaatatataaattataaatataattataaataataaataatattataaatcataaaagccACAAAAACACAGTTCATacatgcactatatatatatatatacatatatataaaacattttttttttgacacattgGCTGTCTGCTGCCAAATTAGGATACAAGTTGCTGCAGTATATGAATaatgacaaatatgaataaaaaaaatggaagaataactgcatttcttcttctttttttcctatCCACTGTATATGATGCACTAATACACTAATCAAAAAATCTAAACCGCTGATATTGAACTGATATGAAATATCTGaaggttttaataaaaaattaatataataacgaTTCTGATCGTATAATTATTGCATTTTCACAATCAGCCATCTGTTATTTCTGAGTACTCAGGTAGGCTAACTTGTGTCCAAAACTCAAAAATGATACAGTCCACATGAAACCCCACACATATCTGCAAACGTATGTGTGCGAACAGAGATTTTgggaaataaatacatacattaactTAACTGCACAGTAACAGGACAAAAAGAGCCAATCCTACCTCCCCCTTTCACCCAATCCGGGTCTGGGATCATGTACGTCCCGTCTGAATCAGACGTGCCGGCCGACTGAACAATAGAACCTGTCAATGACTCTCCAGCATGTGCTTTTTCAGTTcccagagcagtgtgtgtgtctgacgcCTCAAATGGAGCTGAATCTGGGGCTGAATGTGGGTCAGGAGCGGATGTTAATGAGGACACTTCTACAGATGGAGCGACTGAATCTGAATTGATTTCTAAAGCCGAAACAAAGACGGATTCAGCAGCTAAATCAGAAATCACCTCTTTTTCTAACATTTCTTCTAGGTCAGTTGATACCGAAGCTGAAACAGGTGCCAAATTTCTTGAATCAGGTGACGTATTCTCTGGAAAAGCGTATATATCGGTCTCAGACATCGGCTCTTGGGCCAGTCCAAATTCTGGTATGAAATCCTTCATGTCGAATTCCCATAAAACCTTCTCAATCTCCTCAACTGCTAAAAGTAATGAAGTTTCTCCGTCCATTGTGGAACAAAAAAAGGAACCGCACCCGAAGGAATCAAGCACAGGATCCGGAAAAGTCTGGAGTGGGATGAGGAAAGGAAGGGTAGTTCCCATTCCAAAGCATTCAAACATTCCTCTAGGCTCAATTATGTATACAGCCGTCAGTTCGCTAGATAACGCTTTCTCTCAAGGGGTTTGGTTTACAAGCTATAGACACTATGCAAACCCATATATGACCACGTTTTAAGGTCTACAAAAAAACACTACAGGGCTAAACATTCCTAGACGTTATCTAGGAAGAAAGTTATTCTGGAAAGCCTGCAAGAGCGAGCAAAGGACCGTTATTCCTTCGAAAGATGATGCAGGATGTGGCTGATTTAAACATCTTTCATCACTGAACAGGCATCAGACGATCTCTGCTCAGCTTCAAAAGAAGGACAGTTCACCCTAAATCAGTtatgattttctgtaaaaatcAGGTCAATAAGGATCGGTCGTCATGAAACACTATTCAGGGTTTCAAGACCAACAAagaaaatttatgaaaaaaaaatggaacacaGTACGTGAGTATggtctctaaatgtaaatgtcttataTCAGCAAAACTTCAAAGCTTATAAATTATCTTCTCCATTGTTGTTCAGTTGTAGTACAAGCAGGGCGTAACGGTTGGTCGATGTGGTATTAGTCCCGCCCCTTCTccactgtgattggttagctgaccAAAAAGTGACAATGATGTACGCTGCATTTTACCCAAAGTTGAACATTCAtcaactcaaataaaaaaaaaaaattcaaaatgaatcagatcaaaatgaaatgagttttttttttttttggtgcatgcaacatttaatgtcaTGACTATGAATTTAAGGCTTTCTGTTTCAATTTAAAACCCTTTAAGGCCTTAATTTGTGGAAGggcaaattaagactttttaagacctgcagaaaccctgctaTGGCCCACATGGTCAAAAATGTAGGCCATTATAATGGTATCTTGATCTAGCTAATCAAAGgtgtagggatgtaacgattcactcaactcacaattcaattcagttttttttttttttttttacaaagtgatatatataacaaattatgaattaaatgtgtccttttattattgctttgacaaaatgctgtacatttctttgtgaaactgaaatatagctataattatatactaatatagcacttgcatattattactcttttgttggttttgattgcttatattgtcctcatttgtagtCGCTTTGGCTaaaaacaagccccaaatcaaataaataagtaatacaaataaaataaatctatacatataaacaaaataaggctttgtctgtgctctttccatttaaaattagacaaaaattagaatcacttcattttaatcatgatccaaacatatGTAGAATTTCGAAATTCTGAAGCAAAAACATAATGGTTTGACTTCCGTTTTGTGAAACTATAGATAAAAAATATTTCCATGTAACAGAAGCTGTAGACgagctgaatgagatgcagattcactccctgccagcaggtggcacttatagcgtttccttggtttccgctgtaaacaaagcagcgctgcacttatgaactttaatatgcattataaagaggcaagatgaaaaaaaaaaaataccatctaaacttttctaaagacagtaagttcccttCAGGCATAGGGTAGGCATAACTCCTATCCCTAATTGAATtgcgatttgtttagcatctcaaccgatttgaatcggCACGTATTATAACTGATTTTCAACCAGCTAGCAGTTAATCGTTACATCCTTACAAATGTGCTTTTCATAAAAGGGTAATGAAATAGAAAATTTAAATATCCTTGAAATTaactcataataaaaataaaatcacactgaATGTTTAATATCTCAAAGGTTTTCCACCCTTCTGAAATGCAGAATTTGCAATCCTGGATTTAGACAAACCTCTGCATATCCTTCTAAAAGATCAAGTTATTATAAATGCATGGCTCAAGATTATTTTTACCAACGTATATGTAGGATTGAAGGAGAAAGTTGTTAACgtttaaacaaaataaagatcTGAAAATACCCTTTAGTTAGCTTTATGATTTTGCTAAGGGAGCTTTTTAACCAAACAATATGATGATTTTTAGCTTtggcaaaataattttgaagtaGGGATGCACGGTAGGATGATTCATATCCTGGCCACGAAATAAAGAGTCTATCTGTATTACAGTATGTAAATATATCCACACATCCAGTACAGTActacttaaaatgtattaacgTCACAGCGATAAAgaaattatttctgtattttataattgcttctgttaaataaacagacaaatagACTGTCCCTAAATCACTTGGTAAGTACTAGTTTAGTTATGTCTTTCTTATTGTAACTTTCTAATACTGtacgtcatttttttttttttttttacaattaagacGAAATAAAACACCACAAATAAATTTATGGTGATGTAAACTGttacaattaaacaaaattttgtgacataatattttttgtgatATCAGCCATTTAATGCAACTGAAagaatatgaaataaattaaattgaacatttcatcattacaaataaatacccAATAAAGCGATTTTCAATCATTCCTAAAAAATGACCACGTCCCAGGGAGAACAGTTTGCTTTGAGTTACTTATATTTTGACAAGTTACACTAAAATACACAGATGCAGATATAACTGCAGCATAACTTCACCCTGACCCAACCTCCTCTAGCACGAACGTCTATAAAACATTCAGACAGTGGTAGGAAAAGAAGGACTCGTTCATTGGACTGGGATTATTGGTGGAAAACAGTGATTAcgcattgcaaaaaaataaataatagaagcCCAAACTATTTTCTAACACGCCATTTCACAATCCAGCATATTTATATGCTGTAGGTCAATAAATCTAGATTCTAGAGTCTAGCAGGAGTAAACACAGCCGGAAATATGAATCTAGGGACCAAGACCTGCTATCTCTTTGCCTTGAGGGCTCCTTATTATTACCCATTTCATAATCCATTCAGTTccattctcatatatatatacatttgtccCTTTATTGCCAAAAAGTGGAAGTTCAGGTAACACCTTCTGCACCCGAAGAGATAAACCAGTTGAGCTGAGAAACCGATCTTAAAAATGACTCCGACAACTCACTCCAATCTTAATTGCAGGAAACTCAATCTACACAGACAGATCAAACCAAAAGAGTCTGATGTTGGTCAATTATGACAGTGAAATATAGGGTTCTCAATTCTGAAGTCCTGACCTTCAGGTTTGAAAGCACCAGGGTGGTCAAGCCAAGGAGGGAGACCCAAGACCCCCGCGCTAAAATAAGAGCCTCCAGTACTAAACCTGCCACGAAGAGCCGATGAAATACATCCCACGCTGTAAAACCTGAGAGATCTGAGGGAGTAAAGCATTAATAACTCA comes from the Carassius auratus strain Wakin unplaced genomic scaffold, ASM336829v1 scaf_tig00017303, whole genome shotgun sequence genome and includes:
- the LOC113075619 gene encoding paxillin-like; this translates as MDDLDALLADLESTTSHISKQAVFLPEETPYSYPKRKDSYQDVSSPPPLTSPPAQTLNGSWVEKPESKHSSTQSFSSAPKSASPRVSQSEAEHVYSFPNKQKTTDPPAAVMSSSLGSNLSELDRLLLELNAVQHSTPSFPTEEAYQPKPASNTQRYVPENGVSSVVKAPPPKLEKPKRSAPGRGIEEVRPSVESLLNELESSVPAPA